A window of the Ostrea edulis chromosome 1, xbOstEdul1.1, whole genome shotgun sequence genome harbors these coding sequences:
- the LOC125664496 gene encoding uncharacterized protein LOC125664496, with amino-acid sequence MSKGFADTVKYSAPTLSIEINGELTAEQELTTGYAGTRTQKLHQGSRKYSTIHKEMLTNNEQKTTSTDVIRQSDSRDILQHISEYMELISISLFLIVGSVVTLILLLFPPGQLFNERQNKPKTKSEPTHEAKN; translated from the exons ATGTCAAAAGGGTTTGCTGACACTGTCAAATATTCGGCCCCAACCCTCTCCATTGAAATAAATGGAGAACTTACAGCGGAACAGGAACTTACAACAgg ATATGCAGGAACAAGAACTCAAAAGTTGCATCAAG GTTCTCGGAAGTACTCAACCATTCACAAAGAGATGTTAACAAACAACGAACAAAAGACCACCAGCAcag ATGTCATTAGACAGAGCGACAGCAGAGACATTTTGCAGCATATTTCAGAATACATGGAGTTAATCAGCATCTCTTTGTTTCTGATTGTAGGCAGTGTCGTCACTCTTATTCTACTACTGTT TCCACCTGGACAGTTATTCAATGAACGACAAAACAAGCCAAAAACAAAAAGTGAACCTACGCACGAAGCAAAGAATTAG
- the LOC125664480 gene encoding uncharacterized protein LOC125664480 isoform X1 codes for MMDGMVFVIFLTFVCLSVTKDPNMCGAGICCVNYILHNNRCTECEAGTIGINCNETCPDGYYGARCQNQCSTDCKGTCNKINGSCPVPISRIDITVTTNYTPQTDSHNNSTEKSIEKTIEDFLKESLWIIAGVSSVLVFLICGCIGAFFFCKICKCVGKKRRTLGRNPNQDTQPSYNVRYESDRDMQDLSTNIIRPPQSNGNGSVNGSASKHVPETPNVEYKKPKAKKRYSLVRKFTVSQEVTSCSNMSEEDNDVFDSDECDDYTNTCGGVQISGLPSKQSSFNTFLSPYENSQSGNDDSTEYGKLWR; via the exons ATGATGGATGGTATGGTTTTCGTCATATTTCTGACTTTTGTTTGTTTATCAGTCACAAAGGACCCTAACATGTGTGG TGCAGGAATATGTTGTGTCAATTACATACTACACAATAACAGGTGTACAG AATGTGAAGCAGGAACAATTGGTATAAACTGTAATGAAACATGCCCTGATGGATATTATGGAGCACGTTGTCAGAATCAGTGTTCTACAGATTGCAAAGGAACATGCAACAAGATCAACGGAAGTTGTCCAG ttccgatatcccgtattGATATAACAGTGACTACAAATTACACACCACAAACAGACTCACATAACAACAGTACGGAGAAGAGCATCGAGAAGACAATAGAGGATTTTCTGAAGGAAAGCTTGTGGATAATTGCCGGAGTATCCTCTGTTCTCGTTTTTCTTATCTGTGGGTGTATCGGAGCCTTCTTCTTCTGTAAAATATG CAAATGCGTTGGAAAGAAGAGAAGAACACTTG GACGAAATCCCAACCAGGACACACAGCCATCGTATAATGTGCGGTATGAGAGTGATAGGGACATGCAGGACTTATCCACTAACATTATCCGACCTCCACAAAGCAATGGGAATGGATCTGTTAATGGATCAGCCAGTAAACATGTACCCGAGACACCTAATGTTGAATATAAAAAGCCCAAAGCAAAGAAACGATACAGTCTGGTCCGAAAATTCACTGTATCCCAGGAAGTGACATCATGTTCCAATATGTCTGAGGAAGACAATGATGTGTTCGACAGTGATGAGTGTGATGACTATACAAATACTTGTGGCGGCGTACAGATCTCAGGACTTCCATCAAAGCAGTCCTCCTTTAACACGTTTCTGTCTCCATACGAAAACTCACAGTCAGGGAATGACGACAGCACAGAGTATGGGAAATTATGGAGATGA
- the LOC125664480 gene encoding uncharacterized protein LOC125664480 isoform X2, translating into MMDGMVFVIFLTFVCLSVTKDPNMCGAGICCVNYILHNNRCTECEAGTIGINCNETCPDGYYGARCQNQCSTDCKGTCNKINGSCPVTTNYTPQTDSHNNSTEKSIEKTIEDFLKESLWIIAGVSSVLVFLICGCIGAFFFCKICKCVGKKRRTLGRNPNQDTQPSYNVRYESDRDMQDLSTNIIRPPQSNGNGSVNGSASKHVPETPNVEYKKPKAKKRYSLVRKFTVSQEVTSCSNMSEEDNDVFDSDECDDYTNTCGGVQISGLPSKQSSFNTFLSPYENSQSGNDDSTEYGKLWR; encoded by the exons ATGATGGATGGTATGGTTTTCGTCATATTTCTGACTTTTGTTTGTTTATCAGTCACAAAGGACCCTAACATGTGTGG TGCAGGAATATGTTGTGTCAATTACATACTACACAATAACAGGTGTACAG AATGTGAAGCAGGAACAATTGGTATAAACTGTAATGAAACATGCCCTGATGGATATTATGGAGCACGTTGTCAGAATCAGTGTTCTACAGATTGCAAAGGAACATGCAACAAGATCAACGGAAGTTGTCCAG TGACTACAAATTACACACCACAAACAGACTCACATAACAACAGTACGGAGAAGAGCATCGAGAAGACAATAGAGGATTTTCTGAAGGAAAGCTTGTGGATAATTGCCGGAGTATCCTCTGTTCTCGTTTTTCTTATCTGTGGGTGTATCGGAGCCTTCTTCTTCTGTAAAATATG CAAATGCGTTGGAAAGAAGAGAAGAACACTTG GACGAAATCCCAACCAGGACACACAGCCATCGTATAATGTGCGGTATGAGAGTGATAGGGACATGCAGGACTTATCCACTAACATTATCCGACCTCCACAAAGCAATGGGAATGGATCTGTTAATGGATCAGCCAGTAAACATGTACCCGAGACACCTAATGTTGAATATAAAAAGCCCAAAGCAAAGAAACGATACAGTCTGGTCCGAAAATTCACTGTATCCCAGGAAGTGACATCATGTTCCAATATGTCTGAGGAAGACAATGATGTGTTCGACAGTGATGAGTGTGATGACTATACAAATACTTGTGGCGGCGTACAGATCTCAGGACTTCCATCAAAGCAGTCCTCCTTTAACACGTTTCTGTCTCCATACGAAAACTCACAGTCAGGGAATGACGACAGCACAGAGTATGGGAAATTATGGAGATGA
- the LOC125664480 gene encoding uncharacterized protein LOC125664480 isoform X3 — MMDGMVFVIFLTFVCLSVTKDPNMCGAGICCVNYILHNNRCTECEAGTIGINCNETCPDGYYGARCQNQCSTDCKGTCNKINGSCPDSHNNSTEKSIEKTIEDFLKESLWIIAGVSSVLVFLICGCIGAFFFCKICKCVGKKRRTLGRNPNQDTQPSYNVRYESDRDMQDLSTNIIRPPQSNGNGSVNGSASKHVPETPNVEYKKPKAKKRYSLVRKFTVSQEVTSCSNMSEEDNDVFDSDECDDYTNTCGGVQISGLPSKQSSFNTFLSPYENSQSGNDDSTEYGKLWR; from the exons ATGATGGATGGTATGGTTTTCGTCATATTTCTGACTTTTGTTTGTTTATCAGTCACAAAGGACCCTAACATGTGTGG TGCAGGAATATGTTGTGTCAATTACATACTACACAATAACAGGTGTACAG AATGTGAAGCAGGAACAATTGGTATAAACTGTAATGAAACATGCCCTGATGGATATTATGGAGCACGTTGTCAGAATCAGTGTTCTACAGATTGCAAAGGAACATGCAACAAGATCAACGGAAGTTGTCCAG ACTCACATAACAACAGTACGGAGAAGAGCATCGAGAAGACAATAGAGGATTTTCTGAAGGAAAGCTTGTGGATAATTGCCGGAGTATCCTCTGTTCTCGTTTTTCTTATCTGTGGGTGTATCGGAGCCTTCTTCTTCTGTAAAATATG CAAATGCGTTGGAAAGAAGAGAAGAACACTTG GACGAAATCCCAACCAGGACACACAGCCATCGTATAATGTGCGGTATGAGAGTGATAGGGACATGCAGGACTTATCCACTAACATTATCCGACCTCCACAAAGCAATGGGAATGGATCTGTTAATGGATCAGCCAGTAAACATGTACCCGAGACACCTAATGTTGAATATAAAAAGCCCAAAGCAAAGAAACGATACAGTCTGGTCCGAAAATTCACTGTATCCCAGGAAGTGACATCATGTTCCAATATGTCTGAGGAAGACAATGATGTGTTCGACAGTGATGAGTGTGATGACTATACAAATACTTGTGGCGGCGTACAGATCTCAGGACTTCCATCAAAGCAGTCCTCCTTTAACACGTTTCTGTCTCCATACGAAAACTCACAGTCAGGGAATGACGACAGCACAGAGTATGGGAAATTATGGAGATGA